The following proteins come from a genomic window of Candidatus Zixiibacteriota bacterium:
- the larC gene encoding nickel pincer cofactor biosynthesis protein LarC, which yields MRRALYIDGESGAAGDMLLAALIDLGIDATALAAALRPIVPSPFALYVEPVTTCGIAAKRLRVEVAAEAKHRTLAEVDDFLDRGDLSEGVRTRCRAIFQRLATAEATVHASTPQRVHFHEVGGNDALIDIIGVVWSLAELHIDAVYCAPLVLGSGVGRSAHGPIVYPAPAVMAILQGQPVQLVSGLGETTTPTAAAILAEVAEFSRQVMLTPERVGYGAGTHTFSDRPNLVRATLGHVDTPVDTDLLWLATSDIDNTRPEVFDWLADRLRAAGAVDVMISDVGMKKNRRGHRVEALCDAPSRAAIADVILTETGSLGVRWVPVWRTKLPREIVAIDTPWGAIRVKVARTAHGRRGIAEYDDCRVAAERAGEPLVKIIATVERLFDGSSARLGPEPKE from the coding sequence GTGAGACGCGCGCTCTACATCGATGGAGAATCGGGCGCCGCCGGGGACATGCTTTTGGCGGCACTGATCGATCTGGGGATCGATGCGACGGCACTGGCCGCCGCGTTGCGGCCGATTGTTCCGTCCCCATTCGCATTGTATGTCGAGCCGGTGACCACATGCGGGATCGCGGCCAAACGTCTGCGAGTCGAAGTGGCCGCAGAAGCCAAGCATCGGACGTTGGCCGAGGTGGACGACTTCTTGGACAGAGGCGACCTGTCCGAAGGGGTCCGAACGCGATGCCGTGCGATCTTTCAGCGGCTGGCGACAGCGGAGGCGACGGTCCACGCGTCGACTCCCCAGCGCGTTCACTTCCACGAAGTCGGCGGCAATGACGCGCTCATCGACATCATCGGCGTCGTCTGGTCGCTGGCGGAACTCCACATCGATGCCGTGTACTGCGCGCCGTTGGTCCTTGGTTCAGGTGTCGGCCGGTCGGCGCATGGACCGATTGTCTACCCGGCTCCGGCGGTCATGGCGATCCTGCAGGGTCAACCGGTGCAGCTTGTCTCGGGGTTGGGAGAGACAACCACCCCGACCGCGGCGGCGATTCTCGCCGAAGTGGCGGAGTTCTCCCGGCAAGTCATGTTGACACCTGAACGCGTCGGCTACGGCGCCGGGACACATACCTTCTCGGATCGACCCAATCTCGTGCGCGCGACTCTCGGTCATGTCGACACTCCCGTCGACACGGACCTCCTCTGGTTGGCGACCAGCGACATTGACAACACGCGGCCGGAGGTCTTTGATTGGCTCGCCGACCGGCTGCGTGCGGCCGGGGCGGTAGACGTGATGATCTCCGACGTCGGCATGAAAAAAAACCGGCGCGGGCACCGTGTGGAAGCGCTCTGTGATGCGCCGTCGCGAGCGGCGATCGCCGATGTCATTCTCACCGAGACAGGGTCGCTGGGGGTGCGCTGGGTTCCGGTCTGGCGTACGAAACTGCCGCGTGAGATTGTCGCCATCGATACACCCTGGGGGGCGATTCGTGTCAAGGTCGCGCGGACGGCGCACGGTCGGCGCGGGATTGCGGAATACGATGATTGCCGGGTCGCAGCGGAGCGGGCCGGCGAGCCGCTGGTGAAGATCATCGCGACGGTGGAGCGATTGTTCGACGGATCTTCCGCCCGTCTTGGGCCTGAACCAAAGGAGTAG
- a CDS encoding FHA domain-containing protein: protein MTEIVVRYEDKIIERVITEKKRISIGRNSDNDVVLDNRGVSRRHATIEINPQDAVLIDNESLNGTFVNNRRVEEEILKDEDVITIGKYTLVFHPQASHDTKMSDLDGTMTLNTKKQRDRLASDRRDREVLARAGGSAVLIGEAGTDIEEIRLGGATITFGKANFVNVRVSGWFVPDIQAKITPEDGQYILNNLGHRQKTRVNGVAVDQAALKNSDLIQIGRSVFRFVAGGAA, encoded by the coding sequence ATGACGGAAATCGTGGTTCGCTACGAGGACAAGATCATTGAACGGGTCATCACCGAAAAGAAGCGCATCTCCATCGGCCGCAACTCCGACAACGACGTCGTTCTCGACAACCGCGGCGTGTCGCGACGCCACGCCACCATCGAAATCAACCCCCAGGACGCCGTCCTAATCGACAACGAATCCCTGAATGGGACCTTCGTCAACAACCGCCGCGTGGAAGAGGAAATCCTCAAGGACGAGGACGTCATCACGATCGGCAAGTACACGTTGGTGTTCCACCCGCAGGCGTCCCATGACACCAAGATGTCGGACCTCGACGGCACCATGACGCTGAACACCAAAAAGCAGCGCGATCGGCTGGCCTCCGACCGGCGCGACCGGGAGGTCCTCGCCCGGGCCGGTGGATCAGCCGTGTTGATCGGGGAGGCGGGCACAGACATCGAAGAGATCCGTCTGGGCGGGGCCACGATCACCTTCGGTAAGGCGAACTTCGTCAACGTCCGCGTCTCCGGATGGTTCGTTCCCGACATTCAGGCCAAGATCACGCCGGAAGACGGCCAATACATATTGAACAATCTCGGGCATCGCCAGAAGACGCGCGTCAACGGCGTGGCCGTTGACCAGGCCGCACTGAAGAAC
- the dusB gene encoding tRNA dihydrouridine synthase DusB: MTVTGRVVLAPMAGITDSVFRRLCRRFGAAIVYSEFLSTDGLVFKTMNQQHKLVVGEDEHPVAFQLFGARTETFAPSARLLAELSPDIIDLNFGCPANKVVGRNGGAAILKDLDLLGRIVSETVQAVPLPVTVKMRAGWDRETLVFEEAAERAVAAGAQAITLHARTRVDGPWGPHYQGTADWSYITRLKAAVTDVPVIGNGDVTSPERAEAMLRQTGCDAVMVGRAALGRPWIFAEINHYLATGRLLPEPSIADRLTLAWMHLRDKVAGSAIPDVIVRSQRKTMAAYLRGWPDTHELKAIFMNLESLADIRSLFVRYLADHPDLPRCEGDDWLDRHVALDRDALRGAAAAVVAA, encoded by the coding sequence TTGACGGTCACAGGGCGGGTGGTGCTGGCACCCATGGCGGGGATTACCGACTCCGTGTTTCGCCGTTTATGCCGTCGCTTCGGTGCCGCGATTGTCTATTCCGAGTTTCTATCGACCGATGGATTGGTCTTCAAAACCATGAACCAACAGCACAAGCTGGTTGTGGGTGAGGACGAGCATCCCGTTGCCTTCCAGCTATTTGGCGCCCGCACGGAGACATTTGCTCCGTCTGCTCGCCTGCTGGCTGAGCTCTCACCGGATATCATCGATCTGAACTTCGGGTGCCCGGCGAATAAGGTTGTCGGCCGCAATGGCGGCGCCGCCATATTGAAGGATCTCGATCTCCTCGGCCGAATCGTCTCCGAGACAGTGCAGGCCGTGCCGCTGCCCGTGACGGTCAAGATGCGGGCCGGCTGGGACAGAGAGACTCTCGTATTCGAAGAAGCGGCCGAACGCGCGGTCGCGGCCGGGGCGCAGGCGATCACGCTTCATGCCCGGACCCGGGTCGATGGTCCCTGGGGTCCGCACTACCAGGGGACCGCCGACTGGTCGTACATCACCCGTCTCAAGGCGGCGGTGACCGACGTCCCGGTAATCGGCAATGGTGATGTCACCTCTCCCGAGCGGGCCGAAGCGATGCTCCGGCAGACCGGTTGTGACGCGGTCATGGTCGGGAGGGCCGCCTTGGGACGCCCTTGGATCTTCGCTGAGATCAACCATTACCTCGCCACGGGTCGTCTGCTGCCCGAGCCGTCGATTGCCGACAGACTGACGCTGGCATGGATGCACCTGCGAGACAAAGTCGCCGGATCGGCCATCCCCGACGTGATTGTGCGCAGCCAGCGCAAGACGATGGCGGCGTACCTCCGCGGGTGGCCCGACACACATGAGTTGAAAGCGATCTTCATGAACCTGGAGTCGCTCGCGGATATCCGGTCTCTGTTTGTCCGCTACTTGGCGGATCACCCCGATCTGCCTCGTTGCGAAGGCGATGACTGGCTGGACCGGCACGTTGCCTTGGATCGCGACGCCCTCCGAGGCGCCGCGGCAGCGGTGGTGGCGGCGTGA